A window from Streptomyces sp. NBC_00271 encodes these proteins:
- a CDS encoding WD40 repeat domain-containing protein translates to MSDADGPYRAPRPGRSDTGDSKTWADDSKAWADTKDAHRLIAEALARLVAADPTIPPHPYLSRHLAQHAARGEVLDDAHVPLAVLPWESSANVRTLLRQSDAVSAARRQEWLEAWARIEPFIGGAGPHSRLTSLHLAHHAATRPRTPLDPSTARVSGSRVTPLWSDWTAQDNVLAVSETRLESLTRTTTTDGRSLLVSGDNHGTIRMWEPHGVPAMAPLHTYGGAVQHLLPLPGDLLLSAGTDGSVRVWHLTRGQLLAEPVHRPGTWVSALTLFAAKGAPEVVLVAHSDGRLGALDPVTFRPVDTPLPSLDPAPALLSGVSLGGAEGMALAVAQGRRVRVWDPRRADGYTHEHEHEGAVRALVDLAAPGRYALCDDSGYIGFRDASTGRETAVAPAPPAGPVVALTALTVAGRAAVASGGSDHTLRVWDARTGAAIGGPLEGHTAPPVALTTLPGTSRELFAPAGQELLVSAGADHTLRRWKPGGPGVGAGRAVRRPVTAAALSGPGPTAGAPLIAVADESGTALWDTGTGRPVPLPTGHATVTAFASALVRGEPLLVTAHSDAGVQLWSLDRGAHAAPARLAGLLGHSLPVRSMAAFPHDGRTLLVTGGADGTVRLWDLDRVCALACREDHLLSVRDVAVLDTAQGPRIVSAGTDGTVRLWDPVTLRPVGAPLHCEQRIVNAVAAVPVDEPDGAVLVASGGEDGTIRLWDPGTGRPVGRRLDIGDGPVAALAFFRTAAGRPCLAATGPGGTIHLWDTDTGSHLLRIVTGSPLGALDVLDARQPGGPHLAHPVLLAAGVAGVCVFGIRMEGR, encoded by the coding sequence ATGAGCGACGCGGACGGCCCGTACCGCGCGCCCCGTCCGGGCCGCTCCGACACGGGCGACTCGAAGACATGGGCCGACGACTCGAAGGCGTGGGCCGATACGAAGGACGCGCACCGGCTCATCGCCGAGGCGCTGGCCCGGCTCGTCGCCGCGGACCCGACGATCCCGCCCCACCCGTATCTCAGCCGCCACCTGGCCCAGCACGCGGCCCGGGGCGAGGTCCTCGACGACGCCCATGTACCGCTCGCCGTACTGCCCTGGGAGTCCAGCGCGAACGTGCGCACACTGCTGCGGCAGAGCGACGCGGTGAGCGCCGCGCGACGCCAGGAGTGGCTGGAGGCGTGGGCCCGCATCGAGCCCTTCATCGGCGGCGCCGGTCCGCACTCCCGGCTGACGAGTCTGCACCTGGCCCATCACGCGGCGACCCGCCCCCGCACCCCGCTCGACCCGTCCACCGCGCGGGTGTCCGGCTCGCGCGTCACCCCGCTGTGGAGCGACTGGACGGCGCAGGACAACGTACTGGCCGTCTCCGAGACCCGCCTCGAATCGCTGACCCGCACCACGACCACCGACGGCCGCTCCCTGCTGGTCAGCGGCGACAACCACGGCACGATCCGCATGTGGGAGCCGCACGGCGTACCGGCGATGGCGCCGCTGCACACGTACGGCGGCGCGGTCCAGCATCTGCTGCCGCTCCCGGGCGATCTGCTGCTCTCCGCGGGCACCGACGGTTCGGTGCGCGTCTGGCACCTCACCCGGGGCCAGCTGCTCGCCGAACCCGTCCATCGCCCCGGCACCTGGGTCAGCGCCCTCACCCTCTTCGCGGCGAAGGGCGCCCCGGAGGTCGTCCTCGTCGCCCACAGCGACGGCCGTCTCGGCGCGCTGGATCCCGTCACCTTCCGGCCCGTCGACACCCCGCTGCCCTCCCTGGATCCCGCGCCGGCCCTGCTGAGCGGGGTCTCTCTGGGCGGGGCGGAGGGGATGGCGCTGGCCGTGGCCCAGGGCCGGCGGGTGCGCGTCTGGGATCCGCGGCGGGCCGACGGGTACACGCACGAGCACGAGCACGAGGGGGCGGTGCGGGCCCTGGTGGACCTCGCGGCGCCGGGGCGGTACGCGCTCTGCGACGACTCGGGGTACATCGGTTTCCGGGACGCCTCGACGGGCCGGGAGACGGCCGTCGCGCCCGCTCCGCCCGCGGGGCCCGTCGTCGCCCTGACCGCCCTGACCGTGGCGGGCCGGGCGGCGGTGGCGTCCGGGGGCAGCGACCACACCCTGCGGGTCTGGGACGCGCGGACGGGCGCGGCGATCGGCGGCCCGCTGGAAGGGCACACCGCTCCTCCCGTGGCTCTGACCACCCTGCCGGGCACCTCGCGGGAACTCTTCGCCCCGGCCGGGCAGGAACTCCTCGTCTCGGCCGGCGCGGACCACACCCTGCGGCGCTGGAAGCCGGGCGGCCCGGGCGTCGGCGCCGGGCGCGCGGTCCGGCGGCCCGTCACCGCGGCGGCGCTGTCCGGTCCGGGGCCCACCGCCGGGGCGCCGCTGATCGCCGTGGCCGACGAGTCCGGTACGGCGCTGTGGGACACCGGGACCGGCCGCCCGGTCCCCCTCCCGACGGGCCACGCCACGGTGACCGCCTTCGCCTCGGCGCTCGTCCGGGGCGAACCCCTGCTGGTGACCGCGCACAGCGACGCCGGGGTCCAGCTGTGGTCCCTGGACCGGGGCGCCCACGCCGCCCCCGCACGGCTGGCCGGGCTCCTCGGCCACAGCCTGCCGGTGCGGTCGATGGCCGCCTTCCCGCACGACGGGCGGACCCTGCTGGTCACCGGGGGCGCCGACGGCACCGTACGCCTCTGGGACCTCGACCGGGTGTGTGCGCTGGCCTGCCGGGAGGACCATCTGCTCAGCGTCCGGGACGTCGCCGTGCTCGACACGGCGCAGGGTCCGCGGATCGTCTCGGCGGGCACCGACGGGACCGTCCGGCTCTGGGATCCGGTCACACTGCGGCCCGTGGGAGCGCCGCTCCACTGCGAGCAGCGGATCGTCAACGCCGTCGCCGCCGTGCCCGTCGACGAGCCGGACGGTGCCGTCCTCGTCGCGTCCGGCGGGGAGGACGGCACGATCCGGCTCTGGGATCCCGGCACCGGGCGGCCGGTCGGGCGCCGGCTGGACATCGGCGACGGGCCGGTGGCCGCGCTGGCGTTCTTCCGGACCGCGGCCGGCCGCCCCTGCCTCGCGGCGACGGGCCCCGGCGGGACCATCCACCTGTGGGACACCGACACCGGCTCGCACCTGCTGCGGATCGTGACGGGCAGCCCGCTCGGGGCCCTCGACGTGCTCGACGCCCGGCAGCCGGGCGGCCCGCACCTCGCGCACCCCGTCCTCCTCGCGGCCGGAGTCGCTGGCGTATGCGTGTTCGGCATCCGAATGGAGGGGCGCTGA
- the modB gene encoding molybdate ABC transporter permease subunit: MTELDASDAAADTLTGGPRRRRVRTGGRPAGVPLPLLLPALVGLAFLLLPLLALLVRAPWRDLPNQLTSTEVWQALQLSLVCATAATGVSLVLGVPLAWLLARTDFPGRGFVRALVTLPLVLPPVVGGVALLLALGRNGVVGQWLDSWFGITLPFTTAGVVVAEAFVAMPFLVISVEGTLRAADPRYEEAAATLGASRFTAFRRVTLPLIAPGIAAGAVLAWARALGEFGATITFAGNFPGRTQTMPLAVYLALQNDPAAAIALSLVLLAVSIAVLAGLRDRWTAAPS; this comes from the coding sequence GTGACCGAGCTGGACGCCTCCGACGCCGCGGCCGACACCCTCACCGGTGGGCCGCGGCGTCGGCGCGTCCGGACGGGCGGCCGGCCGGCCGGGGTCCCGCTCCCCCTCCTCCTCCCCGCCCTGGTCGGCCTGGCCTTCCTCCTGCTCCCCCTGCTCGCCCTGCTCGTACGAGCCCCCTGGCGGGACCTCCCGAACCAGCTGACCAGTACGGAGGTCTGGCAGGCGCTCCAGCTGTCCCTGGTCTGCGCCACGGCGGCGACCGGGGTGAGCCTGGTGCTGGGCGTCCCGCTGGCCTGGCTCCTCGCCCGTACGGACTTCCCCGGCCGGGGCTTCGTGCGGGCCCTGGTGACGCTGCCCCTCGTGCTGCCTCCGGTCGTGGGCGGTGTCGCGCTGCTGCTGGCGCTCGGGCGCAACGGCGTCGTCGGGCAGTGGCTGGACTCGTGGTTCGGGATCACGCTGCCGTTCACCACGGCGGGCGTCGTCGTCGCGGAGGCGTTCGTGGCGATGCCGTTCCTGGTCATCAGCGTGGAGGGCACGCTCCGGGCGGCCGATCCGCGCTACGAGGAGGCCGCCGCGACGCTCGGCGCCTCCCGGTTCACCGCGTTCCGCCGGGTCACCCTGCCGTTGATCGCGCCCGGGATCGCCGCCGGTGCCGTACTGGCGTGGGCGCGCGCCCTCGGCGAGTTCGGGGCGACGATCACCTTCGCCGGCAACTTCCCCGGCCGCACCCAGACCATGCCGCTCGCCGTCTACCTGGCCCTCCAGAACGACCCGGCCGCCGCGATCGCCCTGAGCCTGGTCCTGCTGGCGGTGTCGATCGCGGTGCTGGCGGGCCTCAGGGACCGCTGGACGGCGGCGCCGTCATGA
- a CDS encoding TOBE domain-containing protein: MQSYTIGQAARLLGVSPDTARRWADAGRMATHRDEGGRRLIDGRDLAAFSVELAKGGSGEEDASYTSVRNAFPGIVTAVKLGDVAAQVEIQAGPHRLVSLLTREAVEELGLEVGMEATARVKSTNVHIDRV; encoded by the coding sequence ATGCAGTCCTACACCATCGGTCAGGCGGCCCGGCTGCTCGGCGTGAGCCCGGACACCGCACGGCGGTGGGCGGACGCCGGGCGGATGGCGACGCACCGGGACGAGGGCGGGCGGCGGCTGATCGACGGGCGGGATCTGGCCGCGTTCTCCGTCGAGCTCGCCAAGGGCGGCAGCGGTGAGGAGGACGCCTCCTACACCTCTGTGCGCAACGCGTTCCCGGGCATCGTCACCGCCGTGAAGCTCGGCGACGTGGCGGCCCAGGTGGAGATCCAGGCCGGACCGCACCGGCTGGTCTCCCTGCTGACCCGGGAGGCCGTGGAGGAACTCGGCCTCGAGGTCGGCATGGAGGCCACCGCCCGCGTGAAGTCGACGAACGTGCACATCGACCGGGTCTGA
- a CDS encoding NAD-dependent formate dehydrogenase, producing the protein MAKVLCVLYDDPTDGYPTTYARDDLPVIDHYPGGRTTPTPKAIDFTPGHLLGSVSGELGLRRFLEERGHTLVVTSDKGGDGSVFDRELPDADVVISQPFWPAYLTPERIAAAKNLKLAITAGIGSDHVDLDAAVAHGVTVAEVTYSNSISVAEHVVMMTLSLVRNYLPSHQVVLDGGWNIADCVARSYDLEGMHVGTVAAGRIGLAVLRRLAPFDVKLHYTDRHRLSEDVERELGLVWHESAADMVPHCDVVTINAPLHPETEGLFGDELLAKMKRGAYLINTARAKITDRDAVERALRSGQLAGYAGDVWYPQPAPADHPWRTMPHHGMTPHISGSSLSAQARYAAGTREILESWLDGTPIRDEYLIVDGGALAGTGAHSYSVTR; encoded by the coding sequence ATGGCCAAGGTGCTCTGCGTGCTGTACGACGACCCGACCGACGGATACCCCACGACGTACGCCCGGGACGATCTCCCCGTCATCGACCACTATCCCGGCGGCCGGACCACGCCCACCCCGAAGGCGATCGACTTCACCCCCGGCCACCTCCTCGGCAGCGTGAGCGGCGAACTCGGTCTGCGCCGCTTCCTGGAGGAGCGCGGGCACACCCTGGTCGTCACCTCCGACAAGGGCGGTGACGGTTCCGTCTTCGACCGGGAGCTGCCGGACGCGGACGTCGTCATCTCGCAGCCGTTCTGGCCCGCCTATCTGACCCCCGAGCGGATCGCCGCCGCGAAGAACCTGAAGCTGGCGATCACGGCGGGCATCGGCTCCGACCACGTCGACCTCGACGCCGCCGTCGCCCACGGGGTGACGGTAGCTGAGGTGACGTACTCCAACAGCATCAGCGTCGCGGAGCACGTCGTGATGATGACGCTCTCGCTGGTGCGCAACTACCTGCCCTCCCACCAGGTCGTCCTCGACGGCGGCTGGAACATCGCGGACTGCGTGGCCCGCTCCTACGACCTCGAAGGCATGCACGTCGGTACGGTCGCCGCCGGCCGCATCGGCCTCGCGGTGCTGCGCCGGCTCGCGCCCTTCGACGTGAAGCTGCACTACACCGACCGCCACCGCCTGTCCGAGGACGTCGAGCGTGAACTCGGGCTGGTCTGGCACGAGAGCGCCGCCGACATGGTCCCGCACTGCGACGTCGTCACCATCAACGCCCCGCTCCACCCGGAGACCGAGGGACTCTTCGGCGACGAACTGCTCGCGAAGATGAAGCGCGGCGCCTATCTCATCAACACGGCCCGGGCGAAGATCACCGACCGGGACGCCGTCGAACGCGCCCTGCGCAGCGGGCAGTTGGCGGGCTACGCGGGTGACGTCTGGTATCCGCAGCCCGCTCCTGCCGACCACCCCTGGCGCACCATGCCGCACCACGGAATGACCCCGCACATCTCGGGTTCGTCGCTGTCCGCGCAGGCCCGTTACGCGGCGGGCACCCGGGAGATCCTGGAGTCCTGGCTCGACGGGACCCCGATCCGGGACGAGTACCTGATCGTCGACGGGGGTGCGTTGGCGGGGACGGGGGCGCACTCGTACTCGGTCACGCGCTGA
- a CDS encoding XRE family transcriptional regulator, producing the protein MQPLREPAAKTVTTSVTDKVTETTAHANTVQKSIADIARFLQDNFGQKLTAFIAGIEDPKQVGKWSSAQNSPRIDSELRLRAAYQVFQIIELQENCHTARAWMIGMNPQLEDDSPLQAIAEDRHKDVMAAARSYVKGDL; encoded by the coding sequence ATGCAGCCACTGCGAGAGCCCGCGGCCAAGACGGTCACCACGAGCGTCACCGACAAGGTCACCGAGACCACCGCGCACGCCAACACGGTCCAGAAGTCGATCGCCGACATAGCGCGCTTCCTCCAGGACAACTTCGGGCAGAAGCTCACCGCGTTCATCGCCGGTATCGAGGACCCGAAGCAGGTCGGCAAGTGGTCCAGCGCCCAGAACAGCCCGAGAATCGACTCCGAGCTGCGCCTGCGGGCGGCCTACCAGGTGTTCCAGATCATCGAGCTCCAGGAGAACTGCCACACGGCACGCGCCTGGATGATCGGCATGAATCCGCAGCTGGAGGACGACTCACCGCTGCAGGCCATCGCCGAGGACCGGCACAAGGACGTCATGGCGGCGGCCCGCTCGTACGTCAAGGGCGATCTCTGA
- a CDS encoding LysR family transcriptional regulator, whose protein sequence is MLLRQLEYLVALARERHFARAAAACFVSQPSLSAAIRRLEHELDVPIVRRGRRYEGLTPEGEVVLAWAHRILAERDALHQELSALRGGLTGTLRLGIVPTALPAASLLTTPFCERHPGARVALESLSSAEITQGLAEFELDAAMTYLDDEELRHVRRFPLYEERYVLLTPVTGPLGAATTARWAHAAALPLCLLSPRMRNRRIIDECFAADGAQATPAIESDSVAGLYAHLPSGRWSSVISHAWLHMFGVPEGMRVVPLEGPAHGPRVGLVVARDDPPSVLAEALLTVAREARVRDALDTLLHTYLGGRG, encoded by the coding sequence ATGCTGCTGCGTCAGCTGGAGTACCTGGTCGCGCTGGCCAGGGAGCGGCACTTCGCCCGCGCGGCGGCCGCCTGCTTCGTCTCGCAGCCCTCGTTGTCCGCCGCGATCCGCCGTCTCGAACACGAGCTGGACGTGCCGATCGTGCGCCGGGGCAGACGGTACGAGGGGCTGACCCCGGAGGGGGAGGTGGTACTCGCCTGGGCGCACCGCATCCTCGCCGAACGCGACGCCCTGCACCAGGAGTTGTCGGCGCTGCGCGGCGGCCTCACCGGCACCCTGCGCCTGGGTATCGTCCCCACCGCGCTGCCCGCCGCCTCCCTCCTCACCACCCCGTTCTGCGAACGCCACCCGGGGGCCCGCGTCGCCCTGGAGTCCCTGTCGTCGGCCGAGATCACCCAGGGGCTCGCCGAGTTCGAACTCGACGCGGCGATGACGTATCTCGACGACGAAGAGCTCCGTCACGTACGCCGCTTCCCGCTGTACGAGGAGCGGTATGTGCTCCTCACCCCGGTGACCGGTCCGCTCGGCGCGGCGACGACCGCCCGCTGGGCGCACGCGGCCGCCCTGCCCCTGTGCCTGCTGAGTCCCCGGATGCGCAACCGGCGGATCATCGACGAGTGCTTCGCGGCGGACGGCGCGCAGGCGACCCCGGCGATCGAGTCGGACAGTGTCGCCGGGCTGTACGCGCATCTGCCCAGTGGCCGCTGGTCCAGCGTGATCTCCCATGCCTGGCTGCACATGTTCGGGGTGCCGGAGGGGATGCGGGTGGTTCCGTTGGAGGGGCCCGCGCACGGACCGAGGGTGGGGCTGGTCGTGGCGCGGGACGATCCTCCGTCCGTCCTCGCGGAGGCGCTGTTGACGGTGGCGCGGGAGGCGCGGGTGAGGGACGCGCTGGACACTCTGCTCCACACCTATCTGGGCGGGCGCGGCTGA
- a CDS encoding molybdopterin-dependent oxidoreductase, protein MGQSPTQSPAHPLASVALTGDLARPVRLTVPDLLAWPQHRARVSFECATSGVQQHRFEGPLLHDVLHDAGPGFDPARRKDRLRFLIAVAGADGHHALLTWAEIDPDFGHAPVLLAVGIDDTPLDMAGPQLVLPQDRCGARHISGINAIRVDGRYPSWT, encoded by the coding sequence GTGGGGCAGTCCCCGACTCAGTCGCCCGCTCACCCGCTCGCGTCGGTCGCCCTGACCGGAGACCTCGCCCGCCCGGTCCGGCTGACCGTGCCCGACCTGTTGGCCTGGCCCCAGCACCGGGCCCGGGTCAGCTTCGAGTGCGCCACCAGCGGCGTGCAGCAACACCGTTTCGAGGGGCCCCTGCTGCACGACGTCCTGCACGACGCCGGACCGGGCTTCGACCCCGCCCGCCGCAAGGACCGGCTGCGTTTCCTCATCGCGGTGGCCGGGGCGGACGGCCATCACGCGCTCCTCACCTGGGCCGAGATCGACCCGGACTTCGGGCACGCCCCGGTCCTCCTCGCGGTCGGCATCGACGACACCCCGTTGGATATGGCGGGCCCCCAGCTCGTGCTGCCCCAGGACCGCTGCGGCGCCCGGCACATCAGCGGCATCAACGCGATCCGCGTGGACGGGCGCTACCCGTCGTGGACGTAG
- a CDS encoding ATP-binding protein, producing the protein MRGRAGGLVRIGEPGDAGDTGQATAGRASVNTVEEDSARRTLLTLAVRDYGDGDAEFTAGIDEQLSVVADWWCAPGAPEPFTHVPAPELRERYDVERFLHESKVRETRGRALVVFITGHGQLGASRTHFLQLPRTEPRRQLATAIRTSEIVAAALDSRAEHVLVVINTCYAAGIAEELEKLHQEILPSRRTGGSLDVVATCAHDQLVQVRQFPSVMRRVLERLRTTAQITTPWLSVAHLMTEFESELGTDTERRKHRLKRVLDGGGQTALTPCLPNPGYRPVRELVGPARRQVATPADEVDHWLDRASGRPQETDPGWYFSGREGLGRAVTAFLGRPRGVLLLTGTAGSGKSAVLARAVTLSDPLFRDDPRYGRALRSAAPETVPPEGSVTAAVLARHRTASDVLGDLLRALELPPRPAGPTDDPVELRRAQLLAHLDEPGDPVTLVLDGLDESVEPFRVVRDVLAPLTAHCGPAPALPGQRRPERQRSLRLLIGVRSSRPRADRAAPPGPAGREAGLLGALREVFPTASVLRTDETDSESDIADYVQALVGAETSGGDSTRHAAETVAKRVWPSFLDARLAGEQLHHASDPDALAGNPDWLDLLQAGTVGLLRRDLALVEDEGLPAEVALALLRAAAFALGAGIPWADVWPAVAGALLGRPVEEPDRMIENLLKSRLAGYLAHDDEDDRLVYRPAHEALAELLRDPRQDLLAGLGGDAV; encoded by the coding sequence ATGCGAGGGCGGGCGGGCGGGCTTGTCAGGATCGGGGAGCCGGGGGACGCCGGCGATACGGGGCAGGCCACGGCGGGCCGAGCGTCGGTGAACACCGTGGAGGAGGACTCCGCGCGGCGCACCCTGTTGACCCTCGCCGTCCGTGACTACGGCGACGGGGACGCGGAGTTCACCGCCGGCATCGACGAGCAGCTCTCGGTCGTGGCCGACTGGTGGTGCGCCCCGGGAGCGCCGGAGCCCTTCACCCACGTGCCCGCGCCGGAGCTGCGCGAGCGCTACGACGTGGAGCGCTTCCTGCACGAGAGCAAGGTGCGCGAGACGCGCGGCCGCGCCCTGGTCGTCTTCATCACGGGACACGGCCAACTGGGCGCCTCCCGCACCCACTTCCTCCAGTTGCCGAGGACCGAACCCCGGCGCCAGCTGGCCACGGCCATCCGCACCAGCGAGATCGTCGCCGCCGCCCTCGACTCCCGCGCCGAACACGTCCTGGTCGTCATCAACACCTGCTACGCGGCCGGGATCGCCGAGGAGCTGGAGAAGCTGCACCAGGAGATCCTGCCGAGCCGGCGCACCGGCGGCAGCCTGGACGTCGTCGCCACCTGCGCCCACGACCAGCTGGTCCAGGTACGGCAGTTCCCCTCGGTGATGCGCCGTGTGCTGGAGCGGCTGCGCACCACCGCCCAGATCACCACGCCCTGGCTGAGCGTCGCCCATCTGATGACGGAGTTCGAGAGCGAACTCGGCACCGACACCGAGCGGCGCAAGCACCGGCTCAAGCGGGTCCTGGACGGCGGCGGCCAGACCGCCCTGACGCCCTGTCTGCCGAACCCCGGCTACCGTCCCGTACGGGAACTCGTGGGGCCCGCGCGCCGCCAGGTCGCCACCCCCGCCGACGAGGTCGACCACTGGCTCGACCGCGCCAGCGGCCGCCCCCAGGAGACCGACCCCGGCTGGTACTTCAGCGGTCGCGAGGGACTGGGCCGCGCCGTCACCGCGTTCCTCGGCCGTCCCCGCGGTGTCCTGCTGCTGACCGGAACCGCCGGGAGCGGCAAGTCGGCCGTGCTGGCGCGAGCCGTGACGCTCAGCGACCCGCTGTTCCGCGACGACCCGCGCTACGGTCGCGCGCTGCGCTCGGCCGCGCCCGAGACCGTCCCGCCCGAGGGCTCCGTCACCGCCGCGGTACTGGCCCGCCACCGCACCGCCTCCGACGTGCTCGGCGACCTGCTGCGCGCCCTGGAACTGCCACCGCGCCCGGCCGGGCCGACCGACGACCCGGTGGAACTGCGCCGCGCCCAGCTGCTGGCCCATCTGGACGAGCCGGGCGACCCGGTCACCCTCGTCCTCGACGGCCTGGACGAGTCCGTCGAACCCTTCCGCGTGGTCAGGGACGTCCTCGCCCCGCTCACCGCCCACTGCGGCCCCGCCCCCGCCCTGCCCGGCCAGCGCCGTCCGGAGCGGCAGCGGTCCCTGCGGCTGCTGATCGGCGTACGCAGCAGCCGTCCCCGTGCGGACCGCGCCGCCCCTCCCGGCCCCGCGGGGCGGGAGGCGGGGCTGCTCGGCGCGCTCCGGGAGGTCTTTCCCACGGCGTCCGTGCTGCGTACCGACGAGACGGACAGCGAGAGCGACATCGCCGACTACGTCCAGGCGCTGGTCGGCGCCGAGACGTCCGGCGGCGACAGCACCCGGCATGCGGCCGAGACCGTCGCCAAGCGGGTCTGGCCGTCGTTCCTGGACGCCCGGCTGGCCGGCGAGCAGCTGCACCACGCGTCCGACCCCGACGCGCTGGCGGGCAACCCCGACTGGCTCGACCTGCTCCAGGCGGGCACCGTCGGTCTGCTCCGGCGCGATCTGGCGCTCGTCGAGGACGAGGGGCTGCCCGCGGAGGTCGCCCTCGCGCTGCTGCGGGCCGCCGCGTTCGCGCTGGGCGCGGGCATCCCCTGGGCGGACGTGTGGCCTGCCGTCGCGGGGGCGCTGCTCGGCCGGCCGGTCGAGGAGCCGGACCGGATGATCGAGAACCTGCTGAAGAGCAGGCTCGCCGGATATCTGGCCCACGACGACGAGGACGACCGGCTGGTGTACCGGCCGGCCCACGAAGCCCTGGCCGAGCTCCTGCGGGATCCCCGCCAGGACCTGCTGGCCGGCCTCGGGGGCGACGCCGTATGA
- a CDS encoding RES domain-containing protein: protein MNNSPSAVTTAHLPSPSLVPAPERGVWRLGKRDHPKEYNRLEPETSQGSSAGRFSLATYGMLYCASDPAGCYAEALAPFRVHPKLRGLIGHEWDERPSHMRLGHLASGWREDHILVRLEPAKDAQFLDVDAEATRAVLARELQGELAAWDIEPPLTDLHIHGRDRRLARQIAAWTVAQRNEAGHRLAQGIAYRSGYGGRTCWAIFHDVDLVEAERRPIQPESPELRAVAAEYGLRIF from the coding sequence ATGAACAACAGCCCTTCGGCGGTGACCACAGCCCACTTACCGTCACCGTCCCTCGTCCCCGCTCCGGAACGCGGAGTGTGGCGGCTGGGCAAGAGGGACCACCCCAAGGAGTACAACCGGCTCGAACCCGAGACCAGTCAGGGCTCCAGCGCGGGCCGCTTCAGCCTCGCCACCTACGGAATGCTGTACTGCGCCAGCGATCCGGCCGGCTGTTACGCCGAGGCGCTCGCGCCCTTCCGCGTCCATCCCAAGCTGCGCGGGCTCATCGGCCACGAGTGGGACGAGCGGCCCAGCCACATGAGGCTCGGCCACCTGGCCTCGGGCTGGCGCGAGGACCACATCCTGGTCCGGCTCGAACCCGCCAAGGACGCCCAGTTCCTCGACGTCGACGCCGAGGCCACCCGGGCCGTCCTCGCGCGCGAACTCCAGGGCGAGCTGGCGGCGTGGGACATCGAGCCCCCGCTCACCGACCTGCACATCCACGGGCGCGACCGCAGGCTCGCCCGGCAGATCGCGGCCTGGACGGTCGCCCAGCGCAACGAAGCCGGCCACCGGCTGGCCCAGGGCATCGCCTACCGCTCCGGATACGGCGGCCGCACCTGCTGGGCCATCTTCCACGACGTCGATCTCGTCGAGGCCGAGCGGCGCCCCATCCAGCCGGAGTCCCCCGAACTGCGCGCGGTCGCGGCGGAGTACGGCCTGCGAATCTTCTGA
- the modA gene encoding molybdate ABC transporter substrate-binding protein, translating to MTRSTRRTRTRTLRVAGVGAAALLALSACSSSDSDSSSHSSPKSDTSASSSPKLSGTVTVFAAASLKESFTTLGKEFEKANPGTKVTFNFGGSDTLAASITGGAPADVFAAASPKTMAIVTDKKDAATTPATFVRNQLEIATLPGNPDKVASLKDLTKSGLKVVLCDKTVPCGAAAQKALDASKLKLTPASYEQDVKSALTKVELKEADAAVVYKTDVKAAGDKVEGVEFPESAKAINDYPIALLKDAPNAEAAKAFIALVQSAEGQKVLTAAGFLQP from the coding sequence ATGACCCGATCCACGCGCCGGACCCGCACCCGCACTCTGCGCGTGGCCGGCGTCGGTGCCGCCGCGCTGCTGGCCCTGAGCGCCTGCTCGTCCTCCGACTCCGACTCCTCCTCCCACTCCTCCCCGAAGTCGGACACCTCGGCCTCCTCCTCGCCGAAGCTCTCCGGCACGGTGACCGTGTTCGCCGCCGCCTCGCTCAAGGAGAGCTTCACGACCCTGGGCAAGGAGTTCGAGAAGGCCAACCCGGGCACGAAGGTCACCTTCAACTTCGGCGGCAGCGACACGCTCGCCGCCAGCATCACCGGGGGCGCCCCGGCCGACGTGTTCGCCGCCGCCAGCCCCAAGACGATGGCGATCGTGACGGACAAGAAGGACGCCGCGACCACGCCCGCGACCTTCGTGCGCAACCAGCTGGAGATCGCGACCCTGCCCGGCAACCCCGACAAGGTCGCCTCCCTGAAGGACCTCACGAAGTCCGGCCTCAAGGTCGTACTCTGCGACAAGACGGTGCCGTGCGGTGCCGCCGCGCAGAAGGCGCTGGACGCGAGCAAGCTGAAGCTCACCCCGGCCTCCTACGAACAGGACGTCAAGAGCGCCCTGACGAAGGTGGAGCTGAAGGAGGCCGACGCCGCCGTCGTCTACAAGACCGATGTGAAGGCGGCGGGTGACAAGGTGGAGGGCGTGGAGTTCCCCGAGTCGGCCAAGGCCATCAACGACTACCCGATCGCCCTGCTCAAGGACGCGCCCAACGCGGAGGCGGCGAAGGCGTTCATCGCGCTCGTGCAGTCCGCCGAGGGCCAGAAGGTGCTCACCGCCGCGGGATTCCTGCAGCCGTGA